In Paenibacillus phoenicis, one genomic interval encodes:
- a CDS encoding prepilin-type N-terminal cleavage/methylation domain-containing protein, translating into MKHRLRLIRREDGITLVELLAALALSGLLVVLVSTVLTTSLFAFGRVNHETQLRNEAITLSSALQTKLRNAVSISGSGTFTQFQAEVVTDALTETTQTLRFQLVGGQLLLNGERFSDERLDLTGTTFSKGPNDLWVNLQVALKNEPKVEPIYLFVSIKLIS; encoded by the coding sequence ATGAAGCATCGATTGCGGCTGATTCGCCGGGAAGACGGAATTACGCTGGTGGAGCTGCTGGCCGCCTTGGCTTTATCCGGATTGCTGGTCGTCCTGGTGTCTACCGTGCTGACCACATCGCTGTTCGCTTTTGGACGGGTTAACCATGAAACCCAGCTTCGGAACGAAGCGATCACGCTCAGTTCAGCCCTTCAGACCAAGCTGAGAAACGCCGTGTCCATTTCGGGCTCGGGCACCTTTACGCAATTTCAAGCGGAAGTGGTCACCGATGCGCTGACGGAAACGACCCAGACGCTCCGCTTTCAGCTTGTCGGGGGACAGCTTCTCCTCAACGGCGAACGTTTCAGCGACGAGAGGTTGGATTTAACCGGCACCACTTTTTCCAAAGGCCCTAACGATCTGTGGGTGAACCTTCAAGTGGCGCTAAAGAATGAGCCCAAGGTCGAGCCAATCTATCTGTTCGTTTCCATCAAACTGATTTCGTGA
- a CDS encoding type IV pilus modification PilV family protein — MEPAYRQKKSPLLRAFAREDGLTLLEVALALVILSVVCLALLSYFSNSASQSRLTNQRLSATHLANARLHEVQAMGFSQLQTWASRSPGTLPNITRGIYLLETEVSSHHSDYPSHPDILYITVTAYWQPDPSQGAGEYRHKVSITGAVKKNYAIAGGGSS, encoded by the coding sequence ATGGAACCTGCCTATAGACAAAAAAAATCACCTCTTCTCCGGGCATTTGCGCGGGAAGACGGTCTGACCTTACTTGAGGTAGCCCTGGCGTTAGTGATTCTCTCCGTCGTCTGCTTAGCTTTGTTATCTTATTTCTCGAACAGTGCATCGCAGAGCAGACTTACGAATCAGCGTTTATCCGCAACCCATCTGGCGAACGCCCGACTGCACGAGGTGCAAGCGATGGGGTTTTCGCAGCTGCAGACTTGGGCTAGCCGATCCCCGGGAACGCTGCCGAATATCACTCGCGGAATCTATTTGCTAGAAACCGAGGTGAGCAGCCATCATTCGGACTATCCTTCCCATCCTGACATTCTGTACATCACCGTAACAGCCTATTGGCAGCCTGACCCATCCCAGGGCGCAGGCGAATATAGACACAAAGTCTCGATAACCGGGGCTGTGAAGAAAAACTACGCAATCGCCGGAGGGGGCTCGTCATGA
- a CDS encoding GspE/PulE family protein, with product MYTIKKRLGELLLESGIITEQQLQAALEEQQRTRKKLGDVLLAQGVLTEHQLIEVLEFQLGIPHVTLSRFQIDTKLSQVIPEQMARRYQVLPIRVDGRKLMVAMADPLDLFIIDDLRMSTGFTIEPAIISRGELQRGIARLYGLQDSMNEMIKDLGAGTAQIEVEDAVIQGEESPVVRLVQQMIEQAVRLGASDIHVDPMETQLAIRYRIDGQLRNERTIPKSMQGVIIARLKILGNLNIAERRLPQDGRIKMLVDGQTIDIRLSSLPTVHGEKIVMRLLDLAEGVKGLDKLGMTEQTLSLFRRMIEKQHGMVLLTGPTGSGKTTTLYSALQHLNREETNIITVEDPVEYTLDGVNQMQVHPAAGLTFARGLRSILRQDPNIIMVGEIRDLETAEIAIRASLTGHLVFSTLHTNDAVSTVVRLRDMGIEPYLIASSLIGIVAQRLVRCICPDCKTAYTPDRQEMIYLERLGIQTDKLYRGNGCGTCGKTGYRGRMAVHEALLISDDLRTAIVEGRSIHELRRMAKEQGMTPLFADGIQKALEGQTTLQEIIREVEEGER from the coding sequence ATGTACACGATCAAGAAAAGGTTGGGTGAACTTCTGCTGGAATCCGGAATCATCACGGAGCAGCAGCTGCAAGCCGCTTTGGAGGAACAGCAGCGCACCAGAAAAAAGCTTGGTGACGTGTTGTTAGCACAAGGCGTCTTGACGGAGCACCAGCTCATCGAGGTGTTGGAATTTCAGCTGGGTATTCCTCATGTCACACTATCCAGGTTTCAAATTGATACGAAATTAAGCCAGGTCATTCCGGAGCAAATGGCCAGACGGTATCAAGTGCTTCCGATCCGCGTAGACGGACGTAAACTCATGGTTGCAATGGCCGATCCTTTGGATCTGTTTATCATCGACGACCTCAGAATGAGCACCGGCTTTACGATCGAACCGGCGATTATTTCGCGGGGCGAGCTGCAGCGGGGCATTGCCCGGTTGTATGGTCTGCAGGACTCCATGAATGAAATGATCAAGGATCTTGGGGCCGGCACCGCTCAAATTGAAGTTGAAGATGCGGTGATTCAGGGTGAGGAATCGCCTGTCGTCCGGCTGGTGCAGCAAATGATTGAGCAGGCGGTGCGCCTTGGCGCCAGCGACATTCACGTCGATCCGATGGAGACCCAACTGGCGATCCGTTATCGGATTGATGGACAGCTGCGCAATGAGCGGACGATTCCGAAGTCGATGCAAGGCGTCATCATCGCCAGGCTGAAGATTCTCGGCAACCTGAACATCGCTGAACGGCGGTTACCGCAGGATGGCCGGATCAAAATGCTGGTGGATGGCCAAACGATCGATATCCGTTTGTCGTCGCTGCCAACCGTCCATGGAGAAAAAATCGTCATGCGGCTGCTCGACCTTGCCGAAGGCGTGAAGGGCTTGGACAAGCTGGGCATGACGGAGCAGACGTTAAGCCTGTTCCGGCGCATGATTGAGAAGCAGCACGGCATGGTTCTGCTGACCGGGCCAACGGGGAGCGGGAAGACGACGACCTTGTATTCGGCCCTGCAGCACTTGAACCGGGAAGAAACGAATATCATTACGGTCGAAGATCCGGTGGAGTACACGCTGGACGGCGTGAACCAAATGCAGGTTCATCCGGCTGCCGGATTGACGTTTGCCAGGGGGTTGCGCTCCATCCTGCGTCAGGATCCCAACATTATCATGGTGGGGGAAATCCGCGATCTGGAAACGGCGGAGATTGCAATTCGTGCTTCTTTAACCGGGCATCTCGTATTTTCGACTTTACATACCAATGATGCGGTGAGTACGGTCGTCCGGCTGCGTGACATGGGGATCGAGCCGTACTTGATCGCCTCGTCGCTAATCGGGATCGTGGCCCAGAGGCTGGTGCGCTGCATCTGCCCGGACTGCAAAACGGCCTATACGCCAGATCGGCAGGAAATGATTTATCTGGAGCGTCTCGGCATTCAAACGGACAAGCTGTACCGCGGCAACGGCTGCGGCACCTGCGGCAAAACCGGCTACCGTGGCCGGATGGCGGTGCATGAAGCGCTGCTGATCAGCGACGACCTGCGCACGGCGATTGTGGAAGGCCGCTCAATTCATGAGCTGCGCCGGATGGCGAAGGAGCAAGGGATGACGCCGTTGTTTGCCGACGGGATCCAGAAAGCGCTGGAGGGACAAACCACCTTGCAGGAAATCATCCGTGAAGTGGAAGAGGGAGAGCGATGA
- a CDS encoding type IV pilus twitching motility protein PilT → MNQGPIVTDGTFNGLLKQAFDAGASDLHVTVNSPPVLRIDGALRALDGELLSPSMLEQIVQELMSPAQYKKFTEFGELDFSYGVPGLSRFRINVFRQRGSISIAARVISPSIPPFETLNLPPVLLKLAQKPQGLFLVTGPTGSGKSTTLASLIDHINHTQRKHIVTLEDPIEYLHRHDKSIINQREVGLDTLSFDNGLRAALRQDPDIILVGEMRDPETIRTAITAAETGHLVFATLHTADAPQTIDRIIDAFPPAQQGQIRIQLASVLLAILSQRLLPSRSGKGRVCATELLLNPPAVGNLIRTEKVHQIRSVMQTSSQLGMHTLEMSLRELLRQGAIDEAAARPYLAESPH, encoded by the coding sequence ATGAATCAAGGACCGATCGTGACGGACGGGACGTTTAACGGACTGTTGAAGCAGGCGTTTGATGCCGGCGCCTCCGATTTGCACGTGACGGTGAATTCGCCTCCGGTGCTGCGCATCGATGGAGCGCTTCGCGCCCTGGACGGAGAGCTGCTCTCGCCGTCCATGCTGGAGCAGATCGTGCAAGAGCTGATGAGCCCGGCGCAGTATAAGAAATTCACGGAGTTCGGGGAGCTGGATTTCTCTTACGGCGTGCCGGGCCTCTCCCGGTTTCGCATCAATGTCTTCCGGCAGCGGGGCTCGATCAGCATCGCGGCCAGGGTCATTTCGCCTTCGATCCCGCCCTTCGAAACGTTAAATTTGCCGCCGGTGCTGTTGAAGCTGGCGCAGAAGCCGCAAGGGTTGTTTCTGGTTACCGGCCCGACGGGAAGCGGCAAATCAACGACGTTGGCTTCGTTGATTGACCATATTAATCATACCCAGCGCAAGCATATCGTAACGCTGGAGGATCCGATCGAATACTTGCACCGCCACGACAAGTCGATCATTAATCAGCGGGAGGTGGGGCTGGATACGTTGTCTTTTGATAACGGACTGCGGGCTGCGCTTCGTCAAGATCCGGATATCATCTTGGTTGGCGAGATGCGCGATCCGGAGACGATTCGGACGGCCATCACGGCGGCCGAAACCGGTCATCTCGTCTTTGCCACCTTACATACGGCGGACGCTCCGCAAACGATCGATCGGATCATTGATGCTTTTCCACCGGCCCAGCAGGGGCAGATCCGGATTCAGCTGGCTTCGGTGTTGCTGGCAATCCTATCGCAGCGGCTGCTTCCGTCCCGCAGCGGGAAAGGGCGGGTGTGCGCGACGGAATTGCTGCTCAATCCGCCGGCGGTCGGCAACCTGATCCGGACGGAGAAGGTGCACCAAATTCGAAGCGTGATGCAGACAAGCTCCCAGCTTGGGATGCACACGCTGGAGATGAGTCTGCGTGAGCTGCTGCGGCAAGGGGCCATTGATGAGGCTGCAGCCCGGCCATACCTAGCGGAAAGCCCTCATTAA
- a CDS encoding type II secretion system F family protein: MPQYVYQGKDVVGKRCKGALQAPDRPTALAELKRQQIVVTGLREQRETVWNKEFYLGSPVKNEQFVVFCRQFATMIKAGISIVEATAILAEQSESKPLKKTLAEVTAELRKGNTLSGAVAAYPRIFPSIFVHMVRAGEEAGSMEETLERLAVYFEKAHVTREKVKSAMTYPLIVSVMAVFVIIFLLKFMIPRFQAMFAELGGDLPAITRFTLTLSRSVEQHWIVWLLAALAAVAVVYLLLKWERGAYAWDYIKLKVPVFGMLNRKSAIAQMTRTLSSLFASAVPVLQALAIVEKAVGNRVIGATLQECQASLRQGRPLSEPLRQSWVFPPLVTQMIRVGEETGSIDAMLGKVADFYERDVENTVDKLKQLIEPAMILLLAGVVGFIIASVMIPMLSIYQSIS; the protein is encoded by the coding sequence ATGCCCCAGTACGTATATCAGGGCAAGGATGTGGTGGGGAAGCGATGCAAAGGGGCTCTGCAAGCCCCGGATCGGCCAACCGCGCTTGCCGAACTCAAGAGGCAGCAAATCGTAGTAACGGGTCTGCGTGAGCAGCGCGAGACGGTGTGGAATAAAGAGTTTTACCTGGGCAGCCCGGTGAAGAACGAGCAGTTCGTCGTGTTTTGCCGGCAGTTTGCCACGATGATTAAGGCGGGAATCTCGATCGTGGAGGCGACCGCGATCTTAGCGGAGCAATCGGAAAGCAAACCGCTGAAGAAGACGCTGGCTGAAGTAACCGCCGAGCTCCGTAAGGGCAATACGCTCTCCGGGGCGGTCGCGGCGTACCCGCGGATTTTTCCGTCGATCTTTGTACATATGGTTCGCGCAGGGGAAGAGGCAGGCAGCATGGAAGAGACGCTGGAGCGGCTTGCGGTGTATTTTGAAAAAGCGCATGTCACGCGGGAGAAAGTGAAGTCCGCGATGACCTATCCGCTGATCGTCAGCGTGATGGCCGTGTTTGTGATTATCTTCCTGTTGAAATTTATGATTCCCCGCTTTCAAGCGATGTTCGCTGAATTAGGCGGTGATTTGCCCGCGATTACGAGGTTTACGCTTACCCTCAGCCGCAGTGTGGAACAGCATTGGATCGTATGGCTGCTGGCCGCTTTGGCGGCGGTTGCTGTGGTCTACCTGCTCTTGAAGTGGGAGCGAGGGGCGTATGCTTGGGATTATATCAAGCTCAAAGTCCCCGTGTTCGGGATGCTCAATCGGAAAAGCGCGATCGCCCAGATGACGCGGACGTTGTCTTCGTTGTTTGCCAGCGCGGTGCCGGTGCTTCAAGCCTTGGCGATCGTAGAGAAGGCCGTCGGCAACAGGGTGATCGGAGCGACGCTGCAGGAATGCCAGGCATCGCTGCGCCAAGGACGGCCGCTGTCAGAGCCGCTGCGCCAGTCGTGGGTGTTTCCGCCGCTGGTCACCCAGATGATTCGGGTTGGTGAGGAGACCGGTTCGATCGATGCGATGCTGGGCAAGGTGGCCGATTTTTATGAACGGGACGTTGAGAACACGGTGGACAAGCTGAAGCAGCTGATCGAGCCGGCGATGATTTTGCTGCTGGCTGGCGTGGTTGGCTTTATCATTGCTTCGGTAATGATCCCGATGCTTAGTATTTATCAAAGTATCAGCTGA
- a CDS encoding prepilin-type N-terminal cleavage/methylation domain-containing protein, with the protein MTALIQRIQRLRKEEKGITLVELLAVIVIIGVIAAIAVPLISGLLNDTKENARTATANQLYEAARLRSITKNNGEVTGTHKLSDLVSEKYIQSGITDPKTGAALGDNTSVNLDNWNTENAVVTLIIGSDSVSFKTSELKAGKKLASSTD; encoded by the coding sequence ATGACAGCACTTATCCAACGGATTCAACGATTGCGCAAGGAAGAGAAGGGGATTACGCTCGTCGAGTTGCTGGCCGTTATCGTCATTATCGGGGTGATCGCTGCAATCGCGGTGCCTTTGATTTCCGGGTTGTTGAACGATACGAAGGAGAATGCCAGAACAGCAACGGCAAACCAGCTGTATGAAGCGGCGAGATTGAGATCGATTACGAAAAACAACGGGGAAGTTACAGGGACGCATAAGCTGTCCGACTTGGTTAGTGAAAAATACATCCAGAGCGGAATTACAGATCCCAAAACCGGGGCGGCATTAGGCGACAATACTTCCGTAAATCTGGACAATTGGAATACGGAGAATGCTGTAGTCACGTTGATCATCGGCAGTGATAGCGTCAGTTTTAAAACCTCTGAATTAAAAGCAGGTAAGAAGCTTGCTTCTTCTACAGACTGA
- a CDS encoding prepilin peptidase, protein MILTALNVAGGLALGPVLAWYGRRLVAKRGLLRASSSQAAGPAAGEAAAALGTAALFALMHLQFGASGAWALGLLLSALAVLCAVTDLTAHIIPNGAVLGFGAVLLVAAPLAGGVPLWSQALGALGGGGLLLLIALLTSGKGMGMGDVKLLTVFGWVVGFPGVLLALFLASAAGAAAGLLQLAWGRRRRGQTLAFGPFLAIGTLVVYMYGKEIIHWYLQNVIPFY, encoded by the coding sequence ATGATCCTGACGGCGCTGAATGTTGCCGGTGGGCTGGCCCTGGGGCCGGTCCTGGCGTGGTACGGGCGCCGGCTGGTGGCGAAGCGCGGGCTGCTGCGCGCAAGCAGCAGCCAAGCCGCAGGCCCGGCAGCGGGCGAAGCGGCCGCCGCCCTTGGGACGGCGGCGCTGTTCGCGCTGATGCACCTGCAATTCGGTGCATCGGGCGCATGGGCGCTCGGCCTGCTGCTGAGCGCGCTGGCCGTGCTGTGCGCGGTCACTGACCTGACCGCGCATATTATCCCCAACGGCGCCGTCCTAGGCTTCGGCGCCGTGCTGCTCGTCGCCGCCCCGCTGGCGGGCGGCGTGCCGTTGTGGAGCCAAGCGCTGGGCGCGCTTGGCGGCGGCGGTCTGCTGCTGCTGATCGCCCTCCTCACCTCCGGGAAAGGGATGGGGATGGGCGACGTGAAGCTGCTGACCGTCTTTGGCTGGGTCGTCGGCTTTCCCGGCGTGCTCCTGGCCTTGTTTCTGGCCAGCGCAGCCGGCGCGGCCGCCGGACTGCTGCAGCTGGCGTGGGGCCGCAGAAGACGCGGCCAGACGCTGGCGTTTGGTCCCTTTTTGGCAATCGGCACCCTGGTGGTTTACATGTATGGAAAGGAGATCATCCATTGGTATCTGCAAAACGTCATTCCTTTTTACTAA
- the pilM gene encoding type IV pilus biogenesis protein PilM: MVSAKRHSFLLNRRSAHIGITIDEDGIRFVKFDAKRGIVERAGLLPVDAELNEDGVPDVSGFTEMVKRWANRRGLAGKKVRLAAPTSQSFIRLLQVPKVSKRQQRRVTELEIEGSIRLPFEDPVIDYHWIEEREEGEALLTFVAAVPRPIIQEMVSSLEQAGLRLEAVDLAAIALSRILRQQRLLGESGNVMAINFKAKEAEVYTYHQGLPDFVRTFPLEPMSGDKLNTWRYGEIVSSVTRIMNFYEYTLHEGHERVQGIVIAGAAPDKPEIVRQLSAAFDQVSVSEVDLSPYFAGQEIADQGSYAIALGLAMKGAEGR, translated from the coding sequence TTGGTATCTGCAAAACGTCATTCCTTTTTACTAAACCGGCGGTCGGCCCACATTGGGATTACGATCGATGAGGATGGAATCCGTTTCGTCAAATTTGACGCCAAACGTGGCATCGTAGAACGGGCCGGCTTGCTGCCGGTGGATGCCGAACTGAACGAGGACGGGGTTCCCGACGTGTCCGGCTTCACCGAGATGGTGAAGCGCTGGGCGAACCGCCGGGGACTAGCCGGGAAGAAAGTTCGTCTAGCGGCGCCCACCTCCCAATCGTTTATCCGCTTGCTCCAGGTCCCGAAGGTGAGCAAAAGGCAGCAACGCCGCGTGACCGAACTGGAGATCGAAGGCAGCATTCGCCTGCCGTTTGAGGATCCGGTGATTGACTACCATTGGATCGAGGAGCGCGAGGAGGGGGAGGCGCTGCTCACGTTTGTGGCCGCCGTGCCGCGTCCGATCATTCAAGAGATGGTGTCTTCACTGGAACAAGCTGGACTTCGTCTGGAAGCGGTCGATTTGGCGGCCATTGCGCTGTCGCGCATCCTTCGGCAGCAGCGCCTGCTAGGGGAATCCGGCAATGTGATGGCGATTAATTTCAAAGCCAAAGAAGCGGAGGTCTATACCTACCACCAGGGGTTGCCTGATTTCGTGCGCACGTTTCCCTTGGAGCCGATGTCCGGGGACAAGCTGAATACGTGGCGGTATGGGGAGATCGTCTCCTCGGTGACCCGGATCATGAATTTCTATGAGTATACGCTGCATGAAGGGCATGAACGCGTGCAAGGCATCGTGATTGCCGGCGCCGCGCCGGACAAGCCGGAGATCGTGCGCCAGCTGTCGGCGGCTTTTGATCAGGTGAGCGTGTCCGAAGTGGACTTGTCCCCGTATTTTGCTGGACAGGAAATCGCCGACCAAGGCAGCTATGCGATTGCCCTTGGCCTCGCCATGAAGGGAGCGGAAGGCCGATGA
- a CDS encoding NfeD family protein, which produces MEMWAIWLIVAGILLVLEMMTMTFYLLWLCIGSLVAVVVALVAPEAYFWQVALGCLVAVVLTVFTKPLSRKFRTAKGFKDIGTELVGKQGVVVESIEPGQYGIVKVGGDSWSAKASVPIGRDEKVRVLARSSTIIEVERWEEIT; this is translated from the coding sequence ATGGAAATGTGGGCGATTTGGCTCATCGTCGCCGGAATCTTATTGGTACTTGAGATGATGACGATGACTTTTTACCTGCTATGGCTCTGCATCGGTTCGCTGGTTGCGGTAGTTGTAGCTTTGGTGGCCCCCGAAGCTTACTTCTGGCAGGTCGCTTTGGGCTGTCTGGTCGCCGTAGTCCTGACGGTGTTTACGAAGCCGCTTTCCAGAAAATTTCGCACAGCAAAAGGATTTAAGGATATCGGTACCGAACTGGTAGGGAAGCAAGGCGTCGTTGTGGAATCGATTGAACCCGGTCAATACGGCATCGTGAAGGTTGGGGGAGATTCGTGGAGCGCGAAGGCCTCCGTCCCGATCGGCAGGGATGAGAAGGTTCGGGTGCTGGCGCGAAGCAGTACAATTATCGAAGTAGAAAGATGGGAGGAAATTACTTAA
- a CDS encoding SPFH domain-containing protein, producing MQWAIIAVIVVVVVVFVSLTVKIVPQQRVGVVERLGKFNRLLTPGLNVLIPIIDQVRTYHDLRIQQTNVPPQTVITKDNVQVQIDTIIFYQVVNPEQATYGISDFVYGVRNITTATLRQIIGKMELDETLSGREKISTDIRTALDEATEKWGVRIERVEVLDIRPPVDIQEAMDKQMKAERNKRAIVLEAEAAKQDMILRAEGDKQSKILKAEGDKEARIREAEGFRQAQELEALGQAKAIESIAAAEKTRIEMLRDAALTEAVLAYQSFEALKEVAKGPANKVFLPSNAIETLGSLGAIGEVFKAGKDGKS from the coding sequence ATGCAATGGGCAATTATTGCGGTCATTGTGGTCGTTGTTGTCGTATTTGTCTCACTGACAGTCAAAATCGTACCGCAGCAACGGGTGGGTGTCGTTGAACGGCTCGGTAAATTTAACCGTTTGCTGACGCCGGGTCTGAACGTCCTGATCCCGATCATCGACCAGGTGCGGACGTATCACGATTTGCGGATTCAACAGACGAATGTGCCGCCGCAAACCGTCATCACCAAAGATAACGTACAGGTGCAGATCGACACGATTATTTTCTATCAGGTTGTAAATCCGGAACAAGCAACGTACGGCATTTCTGATTTTGTGTACGGGGTGCGTAACATTACAACAGCTACGCTGCGTCAGATCATCGGTAAAATGGAACTGGACGAAACGTTGTCCGGTCGGGAGAAGATTTCAACCGATATCCGGACGGCGCTTGATGAAGCGACCGAGAAGTGGGGCGTGCGGATCGAACGGGTAGAAGTCCTCGACATCCGGCCGCCGGTCGATATCCAAGAAGCGATGGACAAACAAATGAAGGCCGAGCGGAACAAACGGGCCATCGTGCTTGAGGCCGAAGCCGCCAAGCAGGATATGATCCTGCGTGCGGAAGGTGACAAGCAAAGTAAGATTCTGAAAGCGGAAGGCGACAAGGAAGCGCGTATTCGCGAAGCCGAAGGCTTCCGCCAAGCCCAGGAGCTGGAGGCGCTGGGTCAAGCAAAAGCGATCGAGTCGATTGCCGCCGCCGAAAAGACGCGGATCGAAATGCTGCGCGACGCTGCTTTAACCGAAGCCGTCCTGGCGTACCAGTCCTTCGAAGCGTTGAAGGAAGTGGCCAAGGGACCGGCCAACAAGGTATTTCTCCCATCGAATGCGATCGAAACGCTGGGAAGCCTCGGCGCGATCGGCGAAGTGTTCAAAGCTGGCAAGGACGGCAAATCATAA
- a CDS encoding PspA/IM30 family protein, which translates to MSSVFDRIANLAKASIHEVLNKLEDPVLMTGQYLRNLEDDIAAAEKLLKEQQMTATVQERKSADIAHLAKQSEIRALTALEQGDEVTARHAAAEKIRYEEQAQLYAKEAQEARDRVAELEIRIAEGKAEFARLKEKRNELAARARKVQVKAETERPNFSRGIESGAAARGFERMEEKILSWEAQQEVSASYGRTAGVADAGTTQSAAVNEELERLKAQLSNRHS; encoded by the coding sequence ATGAGCAGCGTATTTGATCGTATCGCCAATCTGGCCAAGGCTTCCATTCATGAAGTGTTAAACAAACTGGAGGATCCGGTCCTGATGACCGGCCAATACTTACGCAACCTGGAGGACGACATCGCCGCCGCTGAGAAACTGTTGAAGGAGCAGCAAATGACCGCGACCGTTCAGGAGCGAAAAAGCGCAGATATCGCGCATCTGGCCAAGCAAAGTGAAATTCGGGCTTTGACCGCTCTGGAGCAAGGCGATGAAGTGACGGCGCGCCATGCGGCTGCGGAGAAAATCCGTTACGAGGAGCAAGCGCAGCTGTACGCCAAAGAAGCGCAGGAGGCCCGTGACCGCGTCGCTGAGCTGGAGATTCGCATCGCGGAAGGCAAAGCGGAGTTTGCCCGCTTGAAGGAGAAACGTAACGAGCTGGCAGCCCGTGCCCGCAAGGTACAAGTCAAAGCCGAGACCGAACGGCCGAACTTTAGCCGCGGCATCGAAAGCGGCGCAGCCGCGCGGGGCTTCGAGCGCATGGAGGAGAAGATCCTGAGCTGGGAAGCTCAGCAAGAAGTCTCCGCCAGCTACGGGAGAACGGCCGGTGTCGCGGATGCAGGCACAACCCAGTCCGCCGCCGTCAACGAAGAGCTGGAACGTCTGAAGGCGCAATTGTCGAACCGGCATTCCTGA
- a CDS encoding PspC domain-containing protein, whose translation MRKLYRSATDKQLSGLCGGLAQWLGVDSTVVRLIAVVAVFFSFGTVVALYLIASLIVPKEPIGSYSYDDPFSPF comes from the coding sequence ATGAGAAAACTGTATCGTTCGGCAACGGATAAGCAACTGAGCGGCCTGTGCGGCGGGCTCGCCCAATGGCTTGGGGTTGACTCCACGGTCGTGCGGCTGATCGCCGTCGTTGCGGTATTCTTCAGCTTTGGCACCGTCGTAGCCCTGTACCTGATCGCAAGCCTCATCGTTCCCAAGGAACCGATCGGCAGCTACAGCTACGATGATCCGTTTTCCCCGTTTTGA